DNA from Pelobacter propionicus DSM 2379:
GCGCCACCCCCGCGCGGAAGCACGAAAAAAGAGGGGAGAGCCGGCCTGGCCCTCCCCTCCCACGAACAAAAGACTGCGGCGCAAGCCCTAATGGGTGGTTTCCTCGTAGGCCTCCCTGGCCCGATCAAACCCCTTGTTGAAGGCTTTCCTGTTCAGCTCCAGGAACGGCTCGGGCAGACTGGAGAGCACCGCCTTCTCCACGTTCTCCCGGGAGACCACGCCGGTTATGGCCACCATGGCCCCCAGGGCAACGATGTTGGCGACAATGGCGCGACCAACGTCCGAGCGGGCGATGTTCAGTATCGGCAGGGCGATCTTGCGGTAATTCCCCTCGGGCAGGTTCTTGACCAGGTCGGAATCCACCAGCAGGATCCCCCCATCCTTGATTTCGGCGGCATACCTGTCGCAGGCCTTCTGGGTCAGGGCCAGCAGTGCGTCGCACTGGGTCACCTTGGGGTAATCGATGGAGTCTCCGGAGATGATCACCTCGGACTTGGCGGCGCCACCACGGGCCTCGGGGCCGTAGCTCTGGGACTGCACGGCCTGCTTCCCCTCATAGATGGAGGCGGCCTTGGCCATGATGATGCCGGCGGTAATCAACCCCTGTCCGCCTGCACCGGAAAACCTGAGTTCGTATCTGGACATCCGTTGTTCTCCCTTGTCGGCGCGGCTACCTGACCGCGCCCTGGGCAAGCCTAATGATTCTGGCATATTCGTCGCAGTACTCCGGCCGCTCCTCCTTGTGGAGGATCCCGGTGAGCACCTTACCCTGAAGCTGTTCGGGCGACATCACCTGGGCCGCCTTGATCGGCACGCAGTTTTCCTTGTGGCGCGTCATCATCTGGATCACCGACCGGAACTTGTTGCGCCGTCCATAGGTGGTGGGGCAATCGTCAAGGACCTCCACCACCGAGAACCCCTTGTGGCTGATGGCTTGGGAAATCAGGCCGCCCAGCTGATTGGCATGGTAGGAGGTGCCCCGGGCAACAAAGGTCGCACCGGCGCCGATGGCCAGCTTGGCGATATCGAAGGTCGGATCCGGATTTCCGTAGGGGGTGGTGGAGGCTTTCTGGCCGGTGGGGGTGGTGGGCGAGAACTGGCCGCCGGTCATGCCGTACACATAGTTATTCATGATGATGCAGGTCATGTCGATGTTCCGGCGACAGGCATGGATAAAGTGATTGCCGCCGATGGCGACCATGTCGCCGTCCCCGGCCACCAGGATCACGTTCATCTCCGGCTTGGCCAGCTTGATGCCGGTGGCGAAGGCGGGGGCGCGGCCATGGGCGGTGTGCAGGGTGCAGCAGTCCATGTAACCGGGCAGGCGCGAGGCGCAGCCGATGCCGGAGACGATGGCGGTACTGTTCTTGTCCAGTTGCAGCGCATCCATGGCGCGGATCAGCCCCTTCATGACGATGCCGTGGCCGCAGCCGGGGCACCAGATATGGGGCAGCTTTTCGGGACGGAGATATTTTTCGTAATCAAATGCCATGGTTTAGAGAACCTTTTTAAGGCTTTCGAGTATCTGGTCGGGGTTGATCGGTTCACCGTCCACGCGGAAGAGCCCCTGCACCGGCACCCTCCCCTCGACGCAGCGCTGGACCTCCTGGGTGCACATGCCCAGATTCATCTCCGGGGTGATGATCGCCCTGACCCTGGTGGAAAGTTCCCTGATCTGCCGGTCGGGAAAGGGCCAGATCGTCCTGATGCGGAACATGCCGGCCCTGATCCCCTGCTCGCGGGCTACGTTGATGGCGTAGCGCACCGAGCGGGAGGTGGACCCGAAGGCAACGACGGCGATTTCCGCATCCTCCAGCAGGTACTCCTCGTAGGTGACGATGTCGTCCACATTGGCATTGACCTTGCGCATCTGGCGTTCCTGCTCGGCCTGGACCAGGGAAGGTTTGGTGGTGGGAAAGCCGTCCTGCATCTTGTTCAGACCGGTCACGTGGAAACGGTAGCCGGAACCGAATGAGGCCAGGGGGGGCACATCGCCGAAACTGGTGTCGTAGGGCTTGTACTCTTCGGGAGGAACGGAAGGGAGCCTGCGGTCGATCACCTCCAGCTCACCCGCATCGGGAATAACGATGCGCTCGCGCATGTGGGCGATGATCTCGTCCGGCAGGACGATCACCGGGGTGCGGTACGTTTCAGCCAGGTTGAAGGCGCGCACCGTCTCCTCGAACAGTTCCTGCACCGAGGCCGGCACAAGACAGATGGCGGGATGGTCGCCGTGGGTGCCCCAGCGGGCGGCCATGATATCGGACTGACTGGGGCCCGTGGGCATACCGGTGGAGGGACCGCCGCGCATGACATCGATGATCACGCAGGGGATCTCGGCGATGCAGCCATAGCCGATCAACTCCTGCTTCAGGGAAAAGCCGGGGCCGGAGGTGGCGGTCAGCACCTTGGAGCCGGTCAGCGCCGCCCCCAGACAGGCGGCCATGGCGCCGATCTCGTCTTCCATCTGGATAAACTTGCCCCCCACCTTGGGAAGCTCGACGGAGAGAACCTCTGAGACTTCGGTGGCAGGGGTTATGGGGTAGCCGGCAAAGAAATCGCAACCGGCATAGAGCGCACCGAAGGCGGCGGCCTCATTACCCTGAAGGAATGCAACTCGTTTCGCCACCGCTCAGTTCCTCCCCGTGTTCGTATCCACGATGACTTTGATGGCAAAGTCTGGACAGCGCAATTCACACTGCATGCAGGCGATGCATGCTTCCGGTTTTTTGACCGCGACAACTATTCCCCTCATCTCCAGCACCTTGGTGGGGCAGAACTCGACGCAGATATGACACCCCTTGCAGTACGCGTGGTTAATTTCGATTCTGGGCGGTACGTTCACCATCTAGGCTGCTCCACTTGCCGGCGTTGGGCTCGTTGGACACAGATACCCGGTTACGGGGAGAAGACGGAACTTCCCTCGCAAGCGACTACAACTCTTCGGGTTTCTGAATCCTTGTGTGAATGGGACGGGGGGCGGTCGTTGCGTTTCTACTGATGTTCATCGAGAATTGCGTCGCGGTGGCAGAGCGATTGCCACCACCGCGACGCCGGGAACAACGGGATTACTTCAGGCTGTCAACCAGCTCTTTTACGTGGGAAACGGAGCTGTTGAACAGGGCCTGCTCGGTCTCGTCCAGATCGATTTCAACGATCTTCTCTACACCATTGGCACCGAGGATACAGGGAACGCCGACATAGTAGCCGTCGACGCCATACTCGCCTTCCAGCAGTGCGCACACCGGCAGGACGCGTTTCTGGTCGCGCAGGATCGCTTCTGCCATGCAGATGGCCGAAGAAGCCGGGGAGTAGAATGCGGAACCGGTCTTGAGCAGGCCGACAACTTCGCCGCCGGCGCCGGCGGTGCGCTTGACCATGGCGTCCATGACTTCCTTGGCCTTGGTGGCGCTGCCGTATTTCTTCTCAAGCAGAGCCATGACCGGGATACCGAACACGTTGGCATAACGGATCAGAGGCACCATGTCGTCGCCGTGGCCGCCCATGACCATGGCGGTGACATCCTTCACGGAAACACCCAGCTCCCAGGCGATGAAGGCGGCGAAGCGGGCCGAATCCAGCACGCCGGCCATACCCATGACGCGGTTTTTGGGAAAGCCGGTGACTTTCTGACAGAGGGTAACCATGGCGTCCAGCGGGTTGGAGATGCAGATGATGAATGCGTCGGGAGCATGCTTCTTGATGCCTTCGGCAACCGACGTCATGATTTTGGAGTTGGTGGCGATCAGGTCGTCGCGGCTCATGCCCGGTTTGCGGGGCAGACCGGCGGTGATGATGATCACGTTGGAACCGGCGATTTCTTCATAGGAGTTGGCGCCCTTCAGGCAGACGTCGAAATTGTCCACCGGCGCTGCCTCGGAGATATCCAGGGTCTTGCCTTGGGGAAGGCCTTCAACAACGTCAAAGAGAACAACATCGCCGAGCTCACGCAGAGCGCAGAGCTGAGCAAGAACGCCACCGATTTGTCCACCGCCGATAAGTGCAATCTTTTTACGCGACATACTGTTTCCTCCTAGATTAGGTAAAATCGAACGACTCACTATAAACCAACAACCCATGGATGGCAAGAATAGAATTACCCGCCTGTGTTTGTTTTTTACACAGTTCGCCCCAAAATGGCACCTGTTCGCAAAAAACCTGAATTAACGTGCAATGACGGTTAGTTATAGATTTACACCCGGGCGTAACATCCAGTGCAACGCCCACAACGGCAGGCCGGCGTCGGCCCGGCATGAACCGGCAGTCACACCGGCAGACCACGGGGGATAGCAGAGAGAAACGGCAGAGATGAGAGGGCAGTCAATAGGGACGAGACGGACCAATGGCGGGGGGGGGTAAGGGGTAAAGGGTGAGGGAACCGTATCAGTGCCTAGAGGAAAAGCGCTTGGCCTCCAGGGCCTCGTCACGGGAGAAGCGGCGGGGGATCCTGAGTACCTGGCCGGGCCAGAGACGTTTGGGGTCGCGGATCTGGTCACGGTTGGCACGGTAGAGCAGGGGCCAGAGCGACGCATCGGCGTAGATTTCGGGACGGGCTGCGATCTGGGGAAGGGTTTCGCCGCGACGCACCGTGTAGGCCGACGGCTGGGGGGGCGACAGTTCCCGCTCCCGCACCTGGGTGTGCGTCCTGGCGGCCTGGGCCGCCCGCGCCTCCGCCGCCGCCTTGAGTTGCTCCTGCCGGCGCTGCCGCTCAACCGCCTCGGCAGCCTCCCGCGCCAGACGCTCCTCTTCAAGGCGGGCCGCCTCTTCGGCGGCCCGTTTACGCTCCTCGGCCAGCAGGCGTTCCTTCAGCAGGCGCAGGTTTTCCCGCAGGACCGCACCCTTCTGGAGAACCAGCAGGTAATAAGCGTCGGCCTCGTTGTCCTTCCTGCGGACATAGAACACCGCCTCGCCATGTTCGAAGGTTTCCAGCAGGCTCTGGTACTCCTGGGGCATGAGACGCTGGGCTTTCTGCTGATCCAGTTCGTTGACCATGGAGGCCGCCTGGGTGCGCCAGGTGGGCGCCGGTGCAGCGCAGGAGACCAGCAGGGAGCCGACCAGGAGCGCTATGGCGAGGGGCCGGCGGCTCATGGAATTGCGGCCTAGACCTGCTTTTCCGCCAGCCTGATCCCCAGTTCGCGCAACTGCTTGGTCTCCACCCGCGAAGGCGCCTCGGACATCAGGCAGGCTCCCTTCTGGGTCTTGGGGAAGGCGATCACGTCGCGGATGGATTCGCTGCCGGTCATCAGCATGATCAGGCGGTCCAGGCCAAAGGCGATGCCGCCATGGGGGGGGGTGCCGAACTCCAGGGCATCCAGCAGGAAGCCGAACTTGGAGCGCGCGGATTCGTCGGACATGCCCAGAAGCTCGAACATGCGCGACTGGACCTGCTCCTGGTGGATCCTGATGGAGCCGCCGCCGATCTCGTTGCCGTTCAGCACCAGATCGTAGGCCTTGGCGCGGCAGCGCCCCGGGTCGCTCTCCAGGAGCGGCAGGTCCTCGTCCATGGGGGCGGTGAAGGGATGGTGCACTGCTGCCCAGCGCTTATCCTCGTCGTCCCACTCCAGGAGGGGGAACTCGGTCACCCAGACAAAGCGGTAGTCGTCATTGCTGGTCAGTTTGAGCAGGGAGGCCAAGTGGTTGCGCAGCTTGCCCAGGGAATCGTTGACCACCTTGGGCTTGTCGGCCACGAAGAAGAGCAGGTCCCCCTCCTCGGCGCCGAAAGCCTCGTTCATGGCGCCGATCTCCTCCGGAGTGAAGAACTTGGCGATGGGGGAACGCCACTCATTGTTCTCGATCTTGACATAGGCCAGCCCCTTGGCGCCGTAGATCCTGACGAATTCGGTCAGGTCGTCGATCTCCTTGCGGGAGAAGCGGGCGCACCCCTTGGCGTTGATCCCCTTGACGATCCCCCCCTTGGCGGCGGTATCGGCGAAGACCTTGAAACCGGACCCCTTGACGATGTCGGTCAACTGGCACAGCTCCATGCCGAAGCGGAGATCGGGGTTGTCCACACCGAAGCGGCGGATGGCCTCGTCATAGGTGATGTGCTGGATGGGGAGCTGCACATCCACCCCCTTGGCCTGCTTGAACACGGTGGCGATCAGCCCCTCCATCACGGCGATGATGTCCTCGCGGTCGATGAAGGACATCTCGCAGTCGATCTGGGTGAACTCCGGCTGGCGGTCGGCGCGCAGGTCCTCGTCACGGAAGCAGCGCACCACCTGGAAGTAGCGGTCGAAGCCGGAGATCATTAGGATCTGCTTGAAGATCTGGGGAGACTGGGGCAGCGCGTAGAAAGAGCCCTGGTTGATGCGCGACGGCACCAGGAAGTCCCGGGCCCCCTCGGGGGTGGACTTGGTCAGGAAGGGGGTCTCCATCTCCAGAAAGCCGTTGTCGGTCAGGTAGCTGCGGGTGAGCTGGGAAACCTTTGAGCGCAGGATCAGATTCTGCTGCAGCTGCGGCCGGCGCAGGTCAAGGTAGCGGTGCTTGAGGCGGATGTTCTCGTTGACCTCGCTGAACTCGTCCAGCATGAAGGGGAGCGCCTTGGAGCGGCTGAGCAGCTTGCATTCGCTGACCCTGATCTCCACCTCGCCGGTCTTCATGTTGGGGTTGACCGTTCCCGCGGGGCGGGGAATCACCTCTCCCTTGATTGCCAGGACAAACTCGCTGCGCACGGTCTCGGCAATGGCGTGGGCCTGACCATTGACCTCGGGGTCGAAGACGACCTGGGCGATCCCCTCGCGGTCGCGCAGGTCGATGAAGATCAGCCCGCCATGGTCGCGGCGGCGCAGGGCCCACCCCATCAGAATCACCTCCTGGCCGATATGCCGGCCGGTCAGTTCGCCGCAGTACTGTGTGCGTTTCCAGCTACCCAGAGTCTCCATTATCTTCTCCATTCAATGTAATTATAAGTGTATCTGAACCCAAAACGCGGGAACCTGAAGCGCGTTTTCAGGTTGAACTCGCGGCGCATACCAAGGCGGAAGGGAGCGGGTCCCCTGCCCGGCTTGCCGCGATCAGTCGATCAGCGTGCCAATGCTGCCCATGCGCGGCCGGAACGTCTCCCGGTCCCAGGACCAGTACTTGATGAAGGCCAGCCCCTTGATCTTGTCGCGGGAAACGAAACCCCAGAAGCGGCTGTCGTAGGAGCGGTCGCGGTTGTCCCCCATGACGAAATAGGAGTTGGCCGGCACGGTCACCGGGCCGAAGCTGTCCCGGGGGTTCATCTCCTTGGGGATGATCTCCCGCTCCTTGTGGACCTCGTGGGGGTTCCGGTAGAGCCTGCCGTTCACGTAGACCTTCTTGTCCCTCCCCTCCACAACGTCACCCGGGGTGCCGACCACCCGCTTGATGAAGTCCTTGCTGGGATCTTCGGGATACTCGAACACGATCACGTCCCCCTGGCGGGGGTCGCGAACCTTGATGATCTGGGAATCGGTGAAGGGAATCTTGGTGCCGTAGATGAACTTGCTCACCAGCAGATGGTCGCCGATGGCCAAGGTGTCCTCCATGGAGCCGGAGGGGATCTTGAAGGCCTGCACCAGATAGGTGCGGATGACCAGCGCCAGGAGCAGGGCGATGATGATGGACTCGGCATATTCGCGGACGATACTCTTCTTTTTCACGACCTGTTCAGCCTCCCGAACGGTAGCGTTCTGAGCTGCTTCCACTTTTTCTTGCATGTTGCTTCCTCTTGGGGCGGAGGCGCGCGAGCTATGCGCAAATCGCCTGACTGTTTTCTTTGGCTGTGACCCGCTACTCCACTTTGAGAATCGCCAGAAAGGCGTCCTGGGGCAGTTCCACGTTGCCCACGTTCTTCATGCGCTTCTTGCCTTCCTTCTGCTTCTCCAAAAGCTTGCGCTTGCGGGTGATGTCGCCGCCATAGCACTTGGCCAGCACGTCCTTGCGCATGGCCTTGACCGTTTCGCGGGCGATGATCTTGTTGCCGATGGCCGCCTGGATGGCAACCTCGAACATCTGGCGCGGTATCAGCTCCTTCATCTTGGAGACCAGGTCCCGTCCGCGGTAGTAGGCCTTGTCCCGGTGCAGGATTAAGGAGAGGGCATCAACCACCTCGCCGTTGATCATGACGTTCATGCGCACTAGGTCGCTCTTGCGGTAGTCCAGGTGCTCGTAATCCAGGGAGGCATACCCCTTGGTGATGGACTTGAGGCGGTCGTAGAAGTCCAGCACGATCTCGTTCAGCGGCAACTCGTAGATGATCATGACCCGGTTCTGGGTCAGGTACTTGATCTCCCGCTGCACGCCGCGCTTGTCCTCGCACAGGGCCAGCACCCCGCCCACGAACTCGTTGGGCACATGGATGTGGGCCAGGATGAAGGGCTCCTCCAGGTACTCCACATGCTGCAGCTCGGGCATCTGGTTGGCACTCTCGATGCTCTGCACCTCGCCGGTGACCCGGTGGACGCGGTAGACAACCGTGGGCGCGGTGGTGATCAGGTCCAGGCCGAACTCCCGCTCCAGGCGCTCCTGGATGATCTCCATGTGCAACAGACCCAGGAAGCCGCAGCGGAAGCCGAAGCCCAGGGCCAGGGAGGTCTCCGGGTCATAGGAGAAGGAGGAATCGTTCAGCTTGAGCTTGGCCAGGGCATCACGCAGCTGCTCGTACTGGACGGTGTCGATGGGGTACAGGCCGGAGAAGACCATCGGCTTAACCTCCTTGAACCCCTCCAGGGCGGAGGAACAGGGGCGGTGCTGCAGGGTGACCGTATCACCCACCTTGGCGTCGGCCACTTCCTTGATGCCGGCGATGACGAAACCGACCTCGCCGGCAGCCAACTGCTGAGTCTCCACCATGGTGGGGGCGAACACGCCCACCTTGAGCGCCTCGAAGGAGCTCCTGGTGGCCATGAGCTGGATGCGGTCCCCCTTTTTGAGGGTGCCGTCGAAGATGCGCACCAGGATGATCACCCCCTGGTACTGGTCGTACCAGGAGTCGAACAGAAGCGCTCTTAGCGGAGCCGACGCATCGCCTTTAGGGGGCGGGATCTTCTTGACGATCTCCTCCAGGATCTCGTGGGTGCCGATCCCCTCCTTGGCGCTGGCCAGGACGGCGTCATGGGCATCGATGCCGATGATCTCCTCGATCTCCTGAATGACCCGCTCCGGGTCAGCGGCCGGAAGATCGATCTTGTTCAGGACCGGAAAGACCTCCAGGTTGATGTCCAGGGCCAGGTAGACGTTGGCCAGGGTCTGGGCCTCCACCCCCTGGGAGGCGTCAACCACCAAGAGCCCCCCCTCGCAGGCGGCCAGGGAGCGGGATACCTCGTAGGTGAAGTCCACGTGACCGGGGGTGTCGATCAGGTTGAGCACATAGTCGTTGCCGTCATCGGCGCGATAGGTGAGCCGCACGGTCTGGGCCTTGATGGTGATGCCCCGTTCACGCTCCAGGTCCATCTTGTCGAGGAACTGGTTCTGCATCTCCCGCTGGGAAAGGGCGCCGGTAAACTCCAGCAGTCGGTCGGCCAGCGTTGATTTGCCGTGGTCAATGTGGGCAATGATGGAAAAATTACGGAGTCTGCTGATGTCCATGAAATCCTTGGATATGCTCTGGGGTGCTCGAAAGTGTAATGTTGAACAATAAATAATTAGCGCCGGAATGTAAAGAGGAAAAGGGGCTGGCCACCGTGGCAGAGCGGGGCCATTCGCTTGCCGGTCGCATAGTTACAGCCGCACCGCCCGACAAAGACGGGGGCCGCCGCCCCCAGGGGAGATCAGCCCTCGGGCGGCGGGGGAAGCCGCAGCGCCAGCAGGGCGGCCACCGCGGTCAGGAGAGAGCAGAGCAGGTAGGCCGGGGCGAATCCGCCCCACGCCCCCCCCAGGAGACCCGCGCCGGCCGGGCCAATGGTCTGGCCGGCGGCAAAGAAGACGGTCACCGTGGCCAGGGCACCGGCTGCCCGGGAGAGCCCCAGGTAGTCCCCCACGGCGGCGGTCATGATGGCGGGGATGGCAAACACCGCCAGGCCGTAGAGCAGGATGGAGAGGAACAGCGCGCCCGGGCCCAGCTGCAGGCCGGCAAGCAGATAGGCCGCGCTCTGCAGGATAAAGACCAGCCCCAGCCCCGGCCCGCGGCCGATGCGGTCGGACAGGCTTCCGAACCCGACCCCGGAGAAGAGGCTGAACATGCCGACCCAGGACCAGTACAGCCCCGCCCTGGCCTCGCTGAAGCCGTACTCCCTGATCATGGAGGTGACGATGAAGGTGCCATAGACCATGAAGGTGGCGCCGAAGAGCAGATAAAGCAGGCCGAGGCGTACCAGCAGGGCGCCGTCGCCGACCCGCTCCCGGGGGATCAGCTGCGCGGGGGAGGCAGGCAGGGGGCGGCCCACCGGCTCCAGCCCCATCCCGGCAGGGCTGTTGCGCAAGAACAGGGCCGCGATGGCGGCGATGGCCAGGGAGACCAGCCCCAAAACCAGCCAGCCGACGCGCCAGCCATCGGCGCCGTAGCAGCGGTTGAGCAGGGGGATCAGGGCGCCGGAGAAGATCAGCCCGCAGCCGTTTCCGCACAGAACCAGGCCGGCGGCCCTGCCGCGCAGGGGGGAGCGGAACCAGAAGGTCACCAGCGCCATCATGGGGATATTGGCAAAGCCGCCGCCGACCCCGGCCAGGGTGTACAGGCAGAGGATGGGGACAAAGCCGTGGCAGCGGCTGATGGCTATCATGCTCA
Protein-coding regions in this window:
- a CDS encoding 2-oxoacid:acceptor oxidoreductase family protein, which translates into the protein MSRYELRFSGAGGQGLITAGIIMAKAASIYEGKQAVQSQSYGPEARGGAAKSEVIISGDSIDYPKVTQCDALLALTQKACDRYAAEIKDGGILLVDSDLVKNLPEGNYRKIALPILNIARSDVGRAIVANIVALGAMVAITGVVSRENVEKAVLSSLPEPFLELNRKAFNKGFDRAREAYEETTH
- a CDS encoding 2-oxoacid:ferredoxin oxidoreductase subunit beta encodes the protein MAFDYEKYLRPEKLPHIWCPGCGHGIVMKGLIRAMDALQLDKNSTAIVSGIGCASRLPGYMDCCTLHTAHGRAPAFATGIKLAKPEMNVILVAGDGDMVAIGGNHFIHACRRNIDMTCIIMNNYVYGMTGGQFSPTTPTGQKASTTPYGNPDPTFDIAKLAIGAGATFVARGTSYHANQLGGLISQAISHKGFSVVEVLDDCPTTYGRRNKFRSVIQMMTRHKENCVPIKAAQVMSPEQLQGKVLTGILHKEERPEYCDEYARIIRLAQGAVR
- a CDS encoding 2-oxoacid:acceptor oxidoreductase subunit alpha, producing the protein MAKRVAFLQGNEAAAFGALYAGCDFFAGYPITPATEVSEVLSVELPKVGGKFIQMEDEIGAMAACLGAALTGSKVLTATSGPGFSLKQELIGYGCIAEIPCVIIDVMRGGPSTGMPTGPSQSDIMAARWGTHGDHPAICLVPASVQELFEETVRAFNLAETYRTPVIVLPDEIIAHMRERIVIPDAGELEVIDRRLPSVPPEEYKPYDTSFGDVPPLASFGSGYRFHVTGLNKMQDGFPTTKPSLVQAEQERQMRKVNANVDDIVTYEEYLLEDAEIAVVAFGSTSRSVRYAINVAREQGIRAGMFRIRTIWPFPDRQIRELSTRVRAIITPEMNLGMCTQEVQRCVEGRVPVQGLFRVDGEPINPDQILESLKKVL
- a CDS encoding 4Fe-4S binding protein; protein product: MVNVPPRIEINHAYCKGCHICVEFCPTKVLEMRGIVVAVKKPEACIACMQCELRCPDFAIKVIVDTNTGRN
- the mdh gene encoding malate dehydrogenase, with protein sequence MSRKKIALIGGGQIGGVLAQLCALRELGDVVLFDVVEGLPQGKTLDISEAAPVDNFDVCLKGANSYEEIAGSNVIIITAGLPRKPGMSRDDLIATNSKIMTSVAEGIKKHAPDAFIICISNPLDAMVTLCQKVTGFPKNRVMGMAGVLDSARFAAFIAWELGVSVKDVTAMVMGGHGDDMVPLIRYANVFGIPVMALLEKKYGSATKAKEVMDAMVKRTAGAGGEVVGLLKTGSAFYSPASSAICMAEAILRDQKRVLPVCALLEGEYGVDGYYVGVPCILGANGVEKIVEIDLDETEQALFNSSVSHVKELVDSLK
- a CDS encoding LysM peptidoglycan-binding domain-containing protein yields the protein MSRRPLAIALLVGSLLVSCAAPAPTWRTQAASMVNELDQQKAQRLMPQEYQSLLETFEHGEAVFYVRRKDNEADAYYLLVLQKGAVLRENLRLLKERLLAEERKRAAEEAARLEEERLAREAAEAVERQRRQEQLKAAAEARAAQAARTHTQVRERELSPPQPSAYTVRRGETLPQIAARPEIYADASLWPLLYRANRDQIRDPKRLWPGQVLRIPRRFSRDEALEAKRFSSRH
- the aspS gene encoding aspartate--tRNA ligase; translation: METLGSWKRTQYCGELTGRHIGQEVILMGWALRRRDHGGLIFIDLRDREGIAQVVFDPEVNGQAHAIAETVRSEFVLAIKGEVIPRPAGTVNPNMKTGEVEIRVSECKLLSRSKALPFMLDEFSEVNENIRLKHRYLDLRRPQLQQNLILRSKVSQLTRSYLTDNGFLEMETPFLTKSTPEGARDFLVPSRINQGSFYALPQSPQIFKQILMISGFDRYFQVVRCFRDEDLRADRQPEFTQIDCEMSFIDREDIIAVMEGLIATVFKQAKGVDVQLPIQHITYDEAIRRFGVDNPDLRFGMELCQLTDIVKGSGFKVFADTAAKGGIVKGINAKGCARFSRKEIDDLTEFVRIYGAKGLAYVKIENNEWRSPIAKFFTPEEIGAMNEAFGAEEGDLLFFVADKPKVVNDSLGKLRNHLASLLKLTSNDDYRFVWVTEFPLLEWDDEDKRWAAVHHPFTAPMDEDLPLLESDPGRCRAKAYDLVLNGNEIGGGSIRIHQEQVQSRMFELLGMSDESARSKFGFLLDALEFGTPPHGGIAFGLDRLIMLMTGSESIRDVIAFPKTQKGACLMSEAPSRVETKQLRELGIRLAEKQV
- the lepB gene encoding signal peptidase I, which translates into the protein MQEKVEAAQNATVREAEQVVKKKSIVREYAESIIIALLLALVIRTYLVQAFKIPSGSMEDTLAIGDHLLVSKFIYGTKIPFTDSQIIKVRDPRQGDVIVFEYPEDPSKDFIKRVVGTPGDVVEGRDKKVYVNGRLYRNPHEVHKEREIIPKEMNPRDSFGPVTVPANSYFVMGDNRDRSYDSRFWGFVSRDKIKGLAFIKYWSWDRETFRPRMGSIGTLID
- the lepA gene encoding translation elongation factor 4 yields the protein MDISRLRNFSIIAHIDHGKSTLADRLLEFTGALSQREMQNQFLDKMDLERERGITIKAQTVRLTYRADDGNDYVLNLIDTPGHVDFTYEVSRSLAACEGGLLVVDASQGVEAQTLANVYLALDINLEVFPVLNKIDLPAADPERVIQEIEEIIGIDAHDAVLASAKEGIGTHEILEEIVKKIPPPKGDASAPLRALLFDSWYDQYQGVIILVRIFDGTLKKGDRIQLMATRSSFEALKVGVFAPTMVETQQLAAGEVGFVIAGIKEVADAKVGDTVTLQHRPCSSALEGFKEVKPMVFSGLYPIDTVQYEQLRDALAKLKLNDSSFSYDPETSLALGFGFRCGFLGLLHMEIIQERLEREFGLDLITTAPTVVYRVHRVTGEVQSIESANQMPELQHVEYLEEPFILAHIHVPNEFVGGVLALCEDKRGVQREIKYLTQNRVMIIYELPLNEIVLDFYDRLKSITKGYASLDYEHLDYRKSDLVRMNVMINGEVVDALSLILHRDKAYYRGRDLVSKMKELIPRQMFEVAIQAAIGNKIIARETVKAMRKDVLAKCYGGDITRKRKLLEKQKEGKKRMKNVGNVELPQDAFLAILKVE
- a CDS encoding YbfB/YjiJ family MFS transporter; its protein translation is MKPICTRFFPFHYGWVIIATGALVIFSCLGLARYAYAMLLPGMQAALGLSYQRLGLIGTANFSGYLAAVLVTPRLARRLRPRPLIALGLMLISLSMIAISRCHGFVPILCLYTLAGVGGGFANIPMMALVTFWFRSPLRGRAAGLVLCGNGCGLIFSGALIPLLNRCYGADGWRVGWLVLGLVSLAIAAIAALFLRNSPAGMGLEPVGRPLPASPAQLIPRERVGDGALLVRLGLLYLLFGATFMVYGTFIVTSMIREYGFSEARAGLYWSWVGMFSLFSGVGFGSLSDRIGRGPGLGLVFILQSAAYLLAGLQLGPGALFLSILLYGLAVFAIPAIMTAAVGDYLGLSRAAGALATVTVFFAAGQTIGPAGAGLLGGAWGGFAPAYLLCSLLTAVAALLALRLPPPPEG